From a region of the Takifugu flavidus isolate HTHZ2018 chromosome 20, ASM371156v2, whole genome shotgun sequence genome:
- the LOC130516829 gene encoding aryl hydrocarbon receptor-like, protein MSGNNGPYAIRRRKKPVQKTVKPPPAKTNPSKRHRDRLNVELDHLASLLPFSEEIRSRLDKLSVLRLSVGYLKAKSCLQAPLQKSSASLPPSNGRNGNVASLGGVGFSEGELLLKALDGFVLAVMADGMVFYASPTIQDFLGFHQSDVVQQSVYNLVHTDDREMFRRQLQFSGGADSDLKAESGSCSNDPVSLLPQNTAPENSSFLERSFCCRLRCLLDNTSGFLALNFTGRLKRLSLLGTRGADGGTAALFAIATPVEPPSITEIRTKTFIFQTKHRMDFAPMGIDTRGKLVLGYSETELVTRGSGYQFIHAADMMYCADNHLKMMKTGNSGFTFFRLLTKTGCWLWVQASARVVFKNGRPDFIIARQKALTNEEGEEHLHQRRRQLPFNLSTGDGVLYDTWMEPFSLPGPPASDAASVTKPAAVDSLDPASLLGSLHRQDRSVYSCAPKPPPQRFPQRPEELDSEPPQSPLEQAFWDSHALLSVPGQSQAPQRRPVAGDQTAEAMIESLEQIMRDIGDGGMEDFEIEEPELRDWENTLVQKNHERQDAANLLNQALANDVFSYVEEALMRETRGPLQSSGLPETARTLTPTQNSQPWPPGGCVPPQGRPMIPSQPCGVFQPDSLQQSWHLPVEHANSIDHQAQHHLKRAINTHGLQGSSSCRQQQPPSFRPSAAAPPHHLLIQQLSGSCDHGNRNGHSGDAAAASLCMNWTLPGAACSGGRRLAAPTTPNCPFTLSHPHAAACPEVDNIGSLHLHGDSGGLEVAPSEYLYRNASLQPSCCWQEEARIPTVPLNGVPDPLSFTVHPTECVGLSQDTGM, encoded by the exons TGTGAAGCCTCCACCTGCGAAGACCAATCCGTCCAAACGCCACCGGGACCGCCTGAACGTGGAGCTGGATCACCTGGCCAGTCTGCTGCCTTTCTCCGAGGAGATCAGGAGCCGCCTGGACAAGCTGTCGGTGCTCCGCCTCAGCGTGGGGTACCTGAAGGCCAAGAGCTGCCTCCAAG CACCCCTGCAGAAGAGCTCGGCATCTCTCCCCCCTTCAAACGGCAGAAATGGAAACGTGGCGTCTCTGGGTGGAGTCGGGTTCTCCGAGGGAGAACTCCTCCTGAAG GCTTTGGACGGTTTTGTGTTGGCCGTGATGGCTGACGGGATGGTCTTCTACGCATCTCCCACCATCCAGGACTTCCTCGGCTTCCACCAG TCTGACGTGGTCCAGCAGAGCGTTTACAACCTGGTTCACACGGACGACAGAGAGATGTTCAGGCGTCAGCTCCAGTTCTCCGGCGGCGCCGACTCCGACCTGAAAGCGGAAA GCGGGTCCTGCAGTAATGATCCCGTGAGCTTGTTGCCTCAAAACACCGCTCCAGAGAACTCCTCTTTCCTTGAAAGAAGCTTTTGTTGTCGCCTCCGCTGCCTGCTGGATAACACATCTGGATTCCTG GCTTTGAACTTCACCGGCCGGCTGAAGCGTCTGAGCCTCCTGGGAACCAGAGGGGCTGATGGGGGTACCGCTGCTCTTTTTGCCATCGCCACACCCGTGGAGCCTCCCTCCATCACGGAGATCCGGACAAAGACTTTCATCTTTCAGACCAAACACCGGATGGACTTTGCCCCCATGGGCATCGACACGAG AGGGAAGCTGGTTTTAGGTTATTCCGAGACGGAGCTGGTCACGAGAGGCTCTGGTTACCAGTTCATCCATGCTGCCGATATGATGtactgcgctgacaaccaccttAAAA TGATGAAGACGGGAAACAGTGGCTTCACTTTCTTCAGGCTGCTGACTAAAACAGGATGCTGGTTGTGGGTTCAAGCCTCTGCCAGGGTGGTTTTTAAGAACGGGAGACCGGATTTCATCATTGCTCGTCAGAAAGCCCTCAC GAacgaggaaggagaggagcacCTCCACCAGAGAAGACGGCAGCTTCCCTTTAACCTCTCTACCGGCGACGGCGTCCTGTACGACACTTGGATGGAACCCTTCTCCCTGCCCGGGCCTCCGGCTTCTGACGCCGCGAGCGTCACCAAACCCGCGGCGGTGGATTCTTTGGACCCTGCGTCCCTGTTGGGGTCCCTGCACCGGCAGGATCGTTCTGTCTACTCCTGCGCTCCAAAACCTCCTCCGCAGAGGTTCCCTCAAAGACCGGAGGAGTTGGATTCGGAACCTCCTCAGTCGCCTTTGGAGCAGGCCTTCTGGGACAGCCACGCCCTGCTCAGCGTGCCGGGTCAGAGCCAGGCTCCGCAGAGGAGGCCTGTCGCCGGGGACCAGACGGCAGAAGCCATGATCGAATCCCTGGAGCAGATTATGAGAGACATTGgggatggaggaatggaggaCTTTGAAATCGAGGAGCCGGAACTGAGGGACTGGGAGAACACTCTGGTTCAGAAGAACCACGAGAGGCAGGATGCAGCGAATCTCCTGAACCAGGCGCTGGCTAACGACGTGTTCTCGTACGtggaggaagctctgatgagggagACCAGAGGCCCGCTGCAGAGTTCAGGACTTCCTGAGACTGCCCGCACCCTGACCCCCACACAAAACTCACAACCGTGGCCCCCGGGTGGCTGCGTCCCCCCCCAGGGGAGGCCGATGATTCCCTCCCAGCCCTGCGGTGTTTTCCAGCCTGATTCCCTGCAGCAGTCGTGGCACCTGCCTGTCGAACACGCCAACAGTATCGACCACCAAGCACAACATCATTTAAAACGGGCGATAAACACGCACGGCCTTCAGGGCTCGTCGTCATGCCGACAACAGCAGCCCCCGAGTTTCCGCCCCAGCGCCGCCGCTCCACCACACCACCTGCTCATCCAGCAGTTGTCAGGCAGCTGCGACCACGGCAACAGAAACGGACACAGCGGCgacgctgctgctgcgtctTTGTGTATGAACTGGACTCTGCCGGGGGCGGCGTGCTCCGGAGGGCGCCGCCTGGCAGCGCCCACCACCCCGAACTGCCCCTTCACCCTGTCCCATCCTCACGCGGCCGCCTGCCCAGAGGTGGACAACATCGGTTCGCTTCACCTGCACGGAGACAGTGGCGGCCTGGAGGTGGCTCCATCAGAATATCTTTACAGGAATGCGTCGTTACAGCCGTCCTGCTGTTGGCAGGAAGAAGCTCGG ATCCCCACCGTCCCCCTGAACGGTGTCCCTGACCCGTTGTCCTTCACCGTCCATCCTACCGAGTGCGTCGGCCTCTCCCAGGACACTGGAATGTAG